The following proteins are co-located in the Trichormus variabilis 0441 genome:
- a CDS encoding bifunctional cobalt-precorrin-7 (C(5))-methyltransferase/cobalt-precorrin-6B (C(15))-methyltransferase has protein sequence MTQKWLSIIGIGEDGLSGLSAIALSLLNQAEIVVGGDRHLAMLPPNDPREKILWTSPITTAVAEIIQRRGKSVCVLASGDPMYYGIGVTLARQVPISEMTIIPAPSSFSLACARLGWSLTEVETLSLCGRPSALLQSYIYPGARLLILSEGKNTPSIVAEILTQGGFGNSQLTVLERMGGIHERILTGTAATWQETKLADLNAIALHCIADAGVVTLPRLPGLPDNAYHHDGQLTKREVRAVTLSTLAPTPGQLLWDVGAGCGSISIEWMRTNPRCQAIAIEQNSSRLQYIADNAAALGTPNLKIIAGKAPHVLQDLPTPDAIFIGGGVTAPGLFDICWQALRPGGRLIANVVTIEGEQTLFQWYEKVGGSFTRIAIQRAEPIGKFLGWRAMAPVTQWVGVKD, from the coding sequence ATGACGCAGAAATGGCTATCTATTATCGGTATTGGTGAAGATGGACTATCGGGGTTAAGTGCGATCGCTCTTTCTCTACTCAATCAAGCAGAAATCGTTGTAGGAGGCGATCGCCATTTAGCAATGTTACCTCCAAACGACCCACGCGAAAAAATTCTTTGGACTTCTCCTATTACTACCGCAGTAGCAGAAATTATCCAGCGTCGGGGTAAATCTGTATGTGTGTTAGCTAGTGGTGACCCCATGTATTACGGTATTGGTGTCACCTTGGCGCGACAAGTTCCCATATCGGAAATGACGATTATCCCTGCACCTTCATCTTTCAGCCTCGCTTGCGCCCGATTAGGATGGTCTTTAACAGAGGTAGAAACCTTAAGTTTATGCGGTCGTCCCTCTGCTTTGCTGCAATCTTATATATATCCTGGTGCGCGGTTATTAATTTTAAGTGAGGGGAAAAATACACCGAGCATTGTTGCCGAAATTCTTACACAGGGAGGTTTTGGGAATAGCCAACTCACAGTCTTGGAACGGATGGGTGGCATTCATGAAAGGATATTAACAGGGACAGCCGCAACCTGGCAGGAAACGAAACTGGCAGACTTAAATGCGATCGCCCTACATTGTATCGCTGATGCTGGTGTTGTTACCTTACCCAGATTACCAGGATTGCCAGATAACGCCTATCACCACGATGGACAACTTACCAAACGGGAAGTTAGAGCTGTTACCCTATCAACTTTAGCACCTACACCAGGACAGTTACTTTGGGATGTGGGGGCGGGTTGTGGTTCCATATCGATAGAATGGATGCGGACTAATCCCAGATGTCAGGCGATCGCTATTGAACAAAACTCATCTAGACTACAATACATTGCAGATAATGCGGCTGCTTTAGGTACTCCCAACCTGAAAATCATTGCGGGAAAAGCACCTCATGTCCTCCAAGATTTACCCACACCCGATGCCATTTTTATCGGTGGTGGAGTTACAGCCCCAGGATTATTTGATATTTGTTGGCAAGCATTACGCCCAGGCGGCAGGTTAATTGCTAATGTAGTCACCATAGAAGGCGAGCAGACCTTATTTCAATGGTACGAAAAAGTGGGTGGCAGTTTTACCCGTATTGCCATTCAACGAGCCGAACCAATTGGTAAATTTTTGGGTTGGCGAGCAATGGCTCCTGTAACACAATGGGTAGGGGTGAAAGATTAA
- a CDS encoding heavy-metal-associated domain-containing protein, whose translation MTIQLTVPNMACSACANNITNAVKTVDVDAIVQADPQTKLVNVETQASETSIKDALAAAGYPAA comes from the coding sequence ATGACAATCCAACTCACAGTTCCCAACATGGCTTGTTCTGCTTGTGCAAACAACATTACCAATGCAGTAAAGACAGTTGATGTTGATGCGATCGTTCAGGCTGATCCACAGACTAAGCTGGTGAACGTAGAAACGCAAGCTTCAGAAACTTCCATTAAAGATGCTTTAGCTGCTGCTGGCTATCCGGCTGCATAA